One window of the Triticum dicoccoides isolate Atlit2015 ecotype Zavitan chromosome 3B, WEW_v2.0, whole genome shotgun sequence genome contains the following:
- the LOC119279079 gene encoding uncharacterized protein LOC119279079 yields the protein MHVILLFDFPLYVHPTSLEPPPSAPAPSPAPSPLHAARGGKGPRGDFASGLAGCLFGDRCAAARSSSSTAAVFERRFASAVTKNSYDEILTSLAKPGGGADFGKYYSLPALADPWIDRLPYSIRILLESAIRNCDEFQGRGRTLRRSYTGRTVPPSKSKSHSSEPVSSSRISLVSQQLLILLV from the exons AGCCGCCCCCCTCCGCACCCGCGCCCTCCCCCGCCCCGTCCCCGCTCCACGCCGCCCGCGGCGGCAAGGGCCCGCGCGGGGACTTCGCGTCAGGCCTCGCGGGCTGCCTCTTCGGTGACCGctgcgccgccgcccgctcctcgtcCTCCACCGCCGCCGTCTTCGAGCGCCGATTCGCCTCCGCCG TGACGAAGAACTCGTACGATGAAATCCTCACGAGCCTCGCCAAGCCGGGAGGGGGAGCCGACTTCGGCAAGTACTACAGCCTGCCTGCGCTCGCCGATCCGTGGATTG ATCGGCTACCCTACTCGATAAGGATTCTGCTCGAGTCGGCAATCAGAAACTGCGACGAGTTCCAGGGACGGGGAAGGACGTTGAGAAGATCCTATACTGGGAGAACAGTGCCACCAAGCAAGTCGAAATCCCATTCAAGCGAGCCCGTGTCCTCCTCCAG GATTTCACTGGTGTCCCAGCAGTTGTTGATCTTGCTTGTATGA